One region of Rana temporaria chromosome 11, aRanTem1.1, whole genome shotgun sequence genomic DNA includes:
- the LDHD gene encoding probable D-lactate dehydrogenase, mitochondrial isoform X2 encodes MHSCRPPDVVVWPQNVEEVSRMAKLCYTHDIPIIPFGTGTGLEGGVSALKGGVCFNMTRMERILNLSTEDFHVTVEPGVTRKSLNTYLRDSGLWFPVDPGADASLCGMAATSASGTNAVRYGTMRDNVINLEVVLPDGRILDTAGKDRRFRKTSAGYNLTNLFVGSEGTLGIITKATLRLYGVPEATVAAVCAFPNVQAAVDSTVQILQCGVPIARIEFLDDVMIDACNKFNGLSYPVLPTLFLEFHGSEAAVKEQLQQTGEIIQLNGGSDFTWAQDQEERTRLWTARHNAWYAVLALRPGCQGYSTDVCVPISKLPEIIVDTSEDLIQSRITGPIAGHVGDGNFHCIIVLDLKDEDEVRRVKEFTDRLARRALALHGTCTGEHGIGIGKRLLLREEVGEVGIQVMEQIKATLDPKNLMNPGKVV; translated from the exons ATGCACAG TTGCCGGCCACCTGATGTTGTAGTTTGGCCTCAAAATGTGGAAGAAGTCAGCAGAATGGCCAAACTCTGCTACACACACGACATACCCATCATCCCTTTCGGGACCGGGACAGGACTGGAGGGTGGAGTCAGTGCACTAAAG GGTGGTGTCTGCTTCAATATGACTCGCATGGAGAGGATCCTGAACCTAAGTACGGAGGACTTCCATGTGACTGTAGAGCCAGGGGTGACACGTAAATCTCTGAACACTTACCTGCGGGACAGTGGCCTCTGGTTCCCTGTAG ATCCAGGTGCGGATGCCTCTCTGTGTGGTATGGCCGCCACCAGTGCATCTGGGACAAACGCAGTACGTTATGGCACAATGCGTGACAACGTCATCAATCTGGAAGTGGTTCTACCCGATGGTCGAATACTGGACACCGCAGGGAAAGACAGAAGGTTCAG GAAAACCTCAGCAGGTTACAACCTCACCAACCTCTTTGTGGGCTCAGAAGGGACTCTGGGCATCATAACTAAAGCCACACTGCGCCTGTATGGGGTCCCAGAGGCCACAGTGGCGGCTGTGTGCGCCTTCCCAAATGTCCAGGCTGCGGTAGACAGCACGGTGCAGATCCTGCAGTGTGGAGTCCCCATTGCCAGAATTG AGTTTTTAGATGATGTCATGATTGATGCGTGTAATAAATTTAATGGTTTGAGTTATCCCGTCCTACCCACCCTGTTCCTGGAGTTCCATGGCTCTGAAGCTGCAGTAAAGGAGCAACTACAGCAAACAG GGGAAATTATTCAGCTAAATGGTGGCTCAGACTTCACTTGGGCCCAAGACCAGGAAGAGAGGACCCGGCTGTGGACGGCCCGGCACAATGCATGGTATGCAGTACTGGCCCTGCGCCCCGGATGCCAG GGCTATTCTACAGACGTATGTGTCCCCATCTCTAAACTCCCTGAAATCATAGTGGACACTAGTGAAGACCTCATTCAGTCTCGTATTACAG GTCCTATAGCCGGACATGTTGGCGATGGAAATTTCCATTGTATTATCGTGCTGGACCTGAAAGATGAGGATGAAGTGCGGAGGGTGAAGGAATTCACTGACAGACTAGCCCG GAGGGCACTGGCTCTGCATGGAACCTGCACCGGGGAACACGGAATCGGAATAGGAAAACGGTTATTACTGCGAGAGGAAGTCGGGGAAGTTGGCATTCAGGTCATGGAGCAGATTAAAGCGACATTGGACCCCAAGAACCTCATGAACCCGGGGAAAGTCGTCTAA
- the LDHD gene encoding probable D-lactate dehydrogenase, mitochondrial isoform X1, translating to MYALLRKSLRITPALTSRFNHVTPQFIEDLRSVVGESNVSTAKIVREQHGKDESMHSCRPPDVVVWPQNVEEVSRMAKLCYTHDIPIIPFGTGTGLEGGVSALKGGVCFNMTRMERILNLSTEDFHVTVEPGVTRKSLNTYLRDSGLWFPVDPGADASLCGMAATSASGTNAVRYGTMRDNVINLEVVLPDGRILDTAGKDRRFRKTSAGYNLTNLFVGSEGTLGIITKATLRLYGVPEATVAAVCAFPNVQAAVDSTVQILQCGVPIARIEFLDDVMIDACNKFNGLSYPVLPTLFLEFHGSEAAVKEQLQQTGEIIQLNGGSDFTWAQDQEERTRLWTARHNAWYAVLALRPGCQGYSTDVCVPISKLPEIIVDTSEDLIQSRITGPIAGHVGDGNFHCIIVLDLKDEDEVRRVKEFTDRLARRALALHGTCTGEHGIGIGKRLLLREEVGEVGIQVMEQIKATLDPKNLMNPGKVV from the exons ATGTACGCCCTGCTGCGCAAATCCCTCCGTATAACGCCCGCACTGACCTCCAGATTCAACCATGTCACCCCGCAG TTTATAGAAGATCTGAGGTCAGTGGTTGGCGAGTCCAATGTGTCTACTGCAAAGATTGTCCGGGAGCAGCATGGCAAAGATGAATCAATGCACAG TTGCCGGCCACCTGATGTTGTAGTTTGGCCTCAAAATGTGGAAGAAGTCAGCAGAATGGCCAAACTCTGCTACACACACGACATACCCATCATCCCTTTCGGGACCGGGACAGGACTGGAGGGTGGAGTCAGTGCACTAAAG GGTGGTGTCTGCTTCAATATGACTCGCATGGAGAGGATCCTGAACCTAAGTACGGAGGACTTCCATGTGACTGTAGAGCCAGGGGTGACACGTAAATCTCTGAACACTTACCTGCGGGACAGTGGCCTCTGGTTCCCTGTAG ATCCAGGTGCGGATGCCTCTCTGTGTGGTATGGCCGCCACCAGTGCATCTGGGACAAACGCAGTACGTTATGGCACAATGCGTGACAACGTCATCAATCTGGAAGTGGTTCTACCCGATGGTCGAATACTGGACACCGCAGGGAAAGACAGAAGGTTCAG GAAAACCTCAGCAGGTTACAACCTCACCAACCTCTTTGTGGGCTCAGAAGGGACTCTGGGCATCATAACTAAAGCCACACTGCGCCTGTATGGGGTCCCAGAGGCCACAGTGGCGGCTGTGTGCGCCTTCCCAAATGTCCAGGCTGCGGTAGACAGCACGGTGCAGATCCTGCAGTGTGGAGTCCCCATTGCCAGAATTG AGTTTTTAGATGATGTCATGATTGATGCGTGTAATAAATTTAATGGTTTGAGTTATCCCGTCCTACCCACCCTGTTCCTGGAGTTCCATGGCTCTGAAGCTGCAGTAAAGGAGCAACTACAGCAAACAG GGGAAATTATTCAGCTAAATGGTGGCTCAGACTTCACTTGGGCCCAAGACCAGGAAGAGAGGACCCGGCTGTGGACGGCCCGGCACAATGCATGGTATGCAGTACTGGCCCTGCGCCCCGGATGCCAG GGCTATTCTACAGACGTATGTGTCCCCATCTCTAAACTCCCTGAAATCATAGTGGACACTAGTGAAGACCTCATTCAGTCTCGTATTACAG GTCCTATAGCCGGACATGTTGGCGATGGAAATTTCCATTGTATTATCGTGCTGGACCTGAAAGATGAGGATGAAGTGCGGAGGGTGAAGGAATTCACTGACAGACTAGCCCG GAGGGCACTGGCTCTGCATGGAACCTGCACCGGGGAACACGGAATCGGAATAGGAAAACGGTTATTACTGCGAGAGGAAGTCGGGGAAGTTGGCATTCAGGTCATGGAGCAGATTAAAGCGACATTGGACCCCAAGAACCTCATGAACCCGGGGAAAGTCGTCTAA